In Streptococcus oralis, a single window of DNA contains:
- a CDS encoding ABC-three component system middle component 1 — protein sequence MNSFLQQILGQHNFHKCDEHLELWGGDGNEFFLIQEYNREDFKSSSEGGVDFFTCEQTNKLISCFEELNDEKIKKNTSLFVTIKVDELKQSYESLRNMIMKVEEDEYYFRKYVILYTEEGLSRLNSNIEDLLNYIQSTSPEGESLFDKFESDMFFDTAYFIAIQLIIKLPFASHPHSDNHFEIVENKIQSRIEMEGLNDHKKQVDDILEIFNGVDIRKQLENEASFLLDSLNQILGD from the coding sequence ATGAATAGTTTTTTGCAACAAATCTTAGGACAACATAATTTTCATAAATGTGATGAACATTTAGAATTGTGGGGAGGGGACGGAAATGAATTTTTCCTTATTCAAGAATATAATAGGGAGGATTTTAAATCTAGCAGCGAAGGAGGGGTAGATTTTTTTACTTGTGAGCAAACAAATAAGTTGATATCTTGCTTTGAAGAACTTAATGATGAAAAAATTAAGAAAAATACCTCTTTATTTGTAACTATTAAAGTTGATGAACTGAAGCAATCATATGAAAGTCTTAGAAATATGATTATGAAAGTTGAGGAAGATGAATATTATTTTAGAAAATATGTCATCTTATATACCGAGGAAGGATTGAGTAGACTGAACTCGAATATTGAAGATTTACTAAATTATATTCAGTCTACATCTCCTGAGGGTGAGTCTTTATTTGATAAATTTGAGAGTGATATGTTTTTTGATACTGCTTACTTCATTGCTATACAACTAATTATTAAATTACCATTTGCTTCTCATCCTCATTCTGATAATCATTTTGAAATAGTTGAAAATAAAATCCAATCACGAATTGAAATGGAAGGTTTAAATGATCATAAAAAGCAGGTAGATGATATTTTAGAAATTTTTAATGGAGTTGATATTAGGAAACAACTTGAAAATGAAGCTAGTTTTTTGCTGGATAGTTTAAATCAAATTTTAGGAGACTGA